A single window of uncultured Pseudodesulfovibrio sp. DNA harbors:
- a CDS encoding DUF493 family protein, translating into MTDKREQFKQALDGHHQWPCSYVYKFIVPADNLDQFKELFPKEELKLRQSKTGKYTSITMVSTMCSADHVMEVYEKAAQVPGLMSL; encoded by the coding sequence ATGACAGACAAGCGAGAACAATTCAAGCAAGCGTTGGATGGACACCATCAATGGCCCTGTTCATATGTATATAAATTTATAGTACCTGCAGACAATCTCGATCAATTCAAAGAGTTATTTCCAAAAGAAGAACTGAAGCTCCGGCAATCGAAGACAGGAAAATATACGAGCATTACCATGGTTTCCACCATGTGCTCCGCGGACCATGTTATGGAAGTCTATGAAAAAGCAGCTCAGGTTCCAGGACTTATGTCTCTGTAA
- the nifU gene encoding Fe-S cluster assembly protein NifU, producing MWEYTDKVKDHFLNPRNVGTIDNADGVGEVGSLACGDALTLYIQVDDDGIITDAKFQTFGCASAIASSSALTELLIGKPVEEAEKLTNKDIAEYLGGLPREKMHCSVMGQEALEQALKNMRGEAPPQAEHSHEGELICECFGVFDEEILHAIKENDLQTVEDVTNFTKAGGGCGKCIDDLEKLLAQAHGESVCETPSSETAFPAQGMTNIQRMHLIESVIDDDIRPALQADGGDIRLVDIDGGMVVVQFMGMCSGCPSSQATLHNLVEGKLKEKVDPDLTVREA from the coding sequence ATGTGGGAATATACAGATAAGGTAAAAGACCATTTCCTCAATCCTCGAAATGTTGGAACAATTGATAATGCGGACGGAGTAGGAGAAGTCGGATCTCTGGCCTGCGGAGATGCCTTGACGCTCTACATTCAAGTGGATGACGACGGAATCATCACAGATGCAAAATTTCAGACTTTCGGCTGTGCCAGCGCAATCGCATCCAGTTCTGCTCTTACAGAACTTCTCATAGGCAAACCTGTTGAAGAGGCTGAAAAGCTGACCAATAAGGATATCGCTGAATATCTGGGGGGACTGCCCAGAGAGAAAATGCACTGTTCTGTCATGGGACAAGAAGCTCTTGAACAAGCACTAAAAAACATGCGTGGCGAAGCTCCGCCTCAGGCAGAACACTCTCATGAAGGAGAACTGATCTGTGAATGTTTTGGTGTTTTTGATGAAGAAATTCTTCACGCCATCAAGGAAAATGATCTTCAGACAGTAGAAGATGTCACTAACTTCACCAAAGCCGGTGGCGGATGTGGCAAATGCATTGATGACCTGGAAAAACTTCTGGCTCAAGCCCATGGTGAATCCGTTTGTGAAACGCCTTCCTCTGAAACAGCGTTCCCGGCCCAGGGCATGACCAACATCCAGCGCATGCACCTCATCGAATCAGTCATTGATGATGACATTCGTCCCGCATTGCAAGCTGACGGTGGAGATATCAGACTGGTGGACATTGACGGCGGCATGGTCGTCGTTCAATTCATGGGCATGTGTTCCGGTTGCCCCTCCAGCCAAGCCACTTTGCACAATCTGGTGGAAGGCAAACTCAAAGAAAAAGTCGACCCTGATCTTACGGTACGGGAGGCATAA